Proteins from a single region of Palaemon carinicauda isolate YSFRI2023 chromosome 1, ASM3689809v2, whole genome shotgun sequence:
- the LOC137640074 gene encoding interaptin-like — protein sequence MELQTKFNQIFESHDDMELQTKFDQMVDSHNNMELQKNFDQIVESHNNMELQTKFNQIFESHDDMELQTKFDQMVDSHNNMELQMDFDQIVESHNNMELQTKFNQIFESHDDMELQTKFDQMVDSHNNMELQKNFDQIVESHNNMELQTKFNQIFESHDDMELQTKFDQMVDSHNNMELQMDFDQIVESHNNMELQTKFDQMVDSHNNMELQKNFDQIVESHNNMELQTKFNQILESHDDMELQTKFDQMVDSHNNMELQMDFDQIVESHNNMELQTKFNQIFESHDDMELQTKFDQIV from the coding sequence ATGGAATTGCAGACGAAGTTCAATCAAATATTTGAGTCCCATGATGATATGGAATTGCAGACGAAGTTCGACCAAATGGTGGATTCCCATAATAATATGGAATTACAGAAGAACTTCGACCAAATAGTGGAATCTCATAATAATATGGAATTGCAGACGAAGTTCAACCAAATATTCGAGTCCCATGATGATATGGAATTGCAGACGAAGTTCGACCAAATGGTGGATTCCCATAATAATATGGAATTGCAGATGGACTTCGACCAAATAGTGGAATCTCATAATAATATGGAATTGCAGACGAAGTTCAATCAAATATTTGAGTCCCATGATGATATGGAATTGCAGACGAAGTTCGACCAAATGGTGGATTCCCATAATAATATGGAATTGCAGAAGAACTTCGACCAAATAGTGGAATCTCATAATAATATGGAATTGCAGACGAAGTTCAACCAAATATTCGAGTCCCATGATGATATGGAATTGCAGACGAAGTTCGACCAAATGGTGGATTCCCATAATAATATGGAATTGCAGATGGACTTCGACCAAATAGTGGAATCTCATAATAATATGGAATTGCAGACGAAGTTCGACCAAATGGTGGATTCCCATAATAATATGGAATTACAGAAGAACTTCGACCAAATAGTGGAATCTCATAATAATATGGAATTGCAGACGAAGTTCAACCAAATATTGGAGTCCCATGATGATATGGAATTGCAGACGAAGTTCGACCAAATGGTGGATTCCCATAATAATATGGAATTGCAGATGGACTTCGACCAAATAGTGGAATCTCATAATAATATGGAATTGCAGACGAAGTTCAATCAAATATTTGAGTCCCATGATGATATGGAATTGCAGACGAAGTTCGACCAAATCGTATGA